Proteins encoded by one window of Methanobrevibacter sp.:
- a CDS encoding molybdenum cofactor biosynthesis protein MoaE translates to MVIKIVEKDEEYFTIGDLIEDIKKSQRVDEAGAIYSFEGIVRGTEDEKTVDKLTLSLPDKEKGLAEIEAIVETAKVKHGVFEISVIHYIGEFYTGDQLFLVVVLGPHRGETLEALTEVVERVKHEIDFKKEELSNKGTKVIMAGG, encoded by the coding sequence ATGGTAATTAAAATTGTAGAAAAAGACGAAGAGTACTTTACTATTGGAGACTTAATCGAAGACATAAAGAAATCACAAAGAGTTGATGAAGCGGGAGCCATTTACAGCTTTGAAGGAATCGTAAGAGGAACAGAAGATGAGAAAACTGTTGACAAGCTCACTTTAAGCCTTCCAGACAAGGAAAAGGGATTGGCTGAAATTGAAGCCATTGTTGAAACCGCTAAAGTCAAGCATGGAGTCTTTGAAATAAGCGTTATCCATTATATTGGAGAGTTCTATACTGGAGATCAATTGTTCCTTGTAGTTGTTCTCGGACCTCACAGAGGAGAAACCTTAGAGGCACTTACTGAAGTTGTGGAAAGGGTCAAGCATGAGATTGACTTTAAGAAGGAAGAGCTTTCCAATAAGGGAACCAAGGTCATAATGGCAGGAGGATAA
- a CDS encoding HD domain-containing protein, with protein MMSHQKFIRDSIHGNLPLNEFEVEVLDYPQVQRLRRVKQLGFISLIYPGANHSRFEHSIGTMHLASKLAEQLELEEDEKELVRMAGLLHDAGHGPFSHVSEAVFDVPHEELTGYIVTKTSLADKLSERFDTQEIVDIINGKGKLGPIISGELDMDRMDYLIRDSHYTGVAYGVIDTERIISNLKLKRELILDIKGVQAAEAALTARYLMYPSVYQHHTTRIINAMFRRCLRHMISQDIINPNEMYKYDDSDMISMCRSSEGYSRDIMERIDNRNLLKAAKTESVNNFESPEKVFAIEKDKLLKAEEEISEDFKLDRDYVILSLPEYPRFDEMKTWVSVGENLYHLNEISSIVGALSSARFNYADICLYVPKEEKNKLNRLKLENYIDLPEKVNKFDTIHFEQSKLF; from the coding sequence ATCATGTCACACCAGAAATTCATCAGAGACAGCATTCATGGAAACTTGCCGCTAAATGAATTTGAAGTGGAGGTATTGGATTACCCTCAAGTTCAAAGATTAAGAAGAGTGAAGCAATTGGGATTCATTTCATTGATCTATCCAGGAGCAAATCACTCCCGTTTTGAGCATTCCATCGGAACAATGCATCTAGCATCAAAGCTTGCCGAACAATTGGAATTGGAAGAGGATGAAAAGGAATTGGTCAGAATGGCAGGTTTGCTCCACGATGCAGGGCATGGCCCGTTCTCACATGTTTCAGAAGCTGTTTTCGATGTTCCTCATGAGGAATTGACTGGATATATTGTCACAAAGACAAGTTTGGCTGACAAGCTTTCAGAAAGATTTGACACACAAGAGATTGTTGACATCATTAACGGAAAGGGTAAGTTAGGCCCAATAATATCTGGCGAACTGGATATGGACCGTATGGATTATCTGATTAGAGACTCACATTATACTGGAGTTGCTTATGGTGTTATCGATACTGAAAGAATCATAAGCAATCTAAAGCTGAAAAGGGAATTGATATTGGACATCAAGGGAGTTCAGGCTGCAGAGGCAGCTCTCACCGCTCGTTATTTGATGTACCCTAGCGTCTATCAGCATCATACAACAAGAATCATAAATGCAATGTTTAGAAGATGCCTAAGACACATGATCAGCCAGGATATCATAAACCCTAATGAGATGTACAAATACGATGATTCTGATATGATCAGCATGTGCAGAAGCTCAGAAGGATATTCAAGGGACATCATGGAACGAATTGACAACAGAAACCTTTTGAAAGCAGCTAAAACAGAATCAGTGAACAATTTCGAAAGTCCTGAAAAGGTATTCGCAATTGAAAAGGACAAATTGCTTAAGGCTGAAGAGGAAATCAGTGAAGACTTCAAATTGGATAGGGATTATGTCATCCTAAGCCTTCCTGAATACCCTAGATTCGATGAGATGAAGACATGGGTCTCAGTTGGAGAGAACCTATATCATCTGAATGAAATCTCAAGCATTGTAGGTGCATTGAGCAGTGCAAGATTCAATTATGCAGACATTTGCCTTTATGTCCCTAAAGAGGAAAAGAACAAATTGAACAGATTGAAATTGGAGAATTACATTGATTTGCCTGAAAAGGTGAATAAGTTTGATACAATACACTTTGAACAGTCAAAATTATTTTAA
- a CDS encoding UbiX family flavin prenyltransferase, whose protein sequence is MILIAITGASGVIYGVELLKALKELNIETGLLISDPAKTVMKYELDEDIEEIKSLADHYFDANEIDSSVNSGSFKFDSLVIIPCSMKTVSAIANGYASNTISRVADVALKERRELVLVPRETPLRDVHLGNMLRISKEGGIILPAMPGFYHDPKDIKDMTDFIVGKVLDVLRIDNEMFKRWEKP, encoded by the coding sequence ATGATTTTAATAGCTATTACAGGTGCTAGCGGAGTAATCTATGGAGTGGAATTGCTAAAGGCACTTAAGGAATTGAACATTGAAACAGGATTATTGATAAGTGACCCTGCCAAAACAGTTATGAAATATGAGCTTGATGAGGATATTGAGGAAATCAAGTCATTGGCAGACCACTACTTCGATGCGAATGAGATTGATTCTTCCGTAAACAGCGGCTCATTCAAGTTCGATTCATTGGTGATCATACCTTGCTCCATGAAGACAGTCTCTGCAATAGCCAATGGCTATGCATCCAACACAATAAGCAGAGTGGCAGATGTGGCACTGAAGGAAAGAAGAGAACTTGTTCTAGTGCCAAGGGAAACTCCTCTAAGGGATGTCCATCTTGGAAACATGCTTAGGATATCCAAAGAGGGAGGCATCATATTACCTGCAATGCCTGGATTCTATCATGACCCTAAAGACATCAAGGACATGACTGACTTTATTGTGGGAAAGGTATTGGATGTTTTAAGAATAGACAATGAGATGTTTAAAAGATGGGAAAAACCTTAA
- a CDS encoding methyltransferase domain-containing protein: MINDFDFMTTCDISGFLKEEIRSILIYKSAVKDTDIVLDINCGVGEISTELSNMAEKVYAIDESQQAITISQENIKKLGNIDKVELINENELSALEKIEEFDVTILKAKKDNYNEIIEKVHEKINSKGRILILTNLLDYEVDIVKKLDELNYIPQITQINISKGQLLYKGIKLESQNPMTIVYAKKR, encoded by the coding sequence ATGATTAATGACTTTGACTTTATGACCACATGCGATATTTCCGGATTCCTAAAAGAGGAAATCAGATCAATTTTAATATACAAATCAGCTGTTAAGGACACAGACATTGTTTTGGACATCAATTGCGGCGTAGGAGAAATATCAACTGAGCTTTCAAATATGGCTGAAAAGGTTTACGCAATCGACGAAAGCCAACAGGCAATCACCATAAGCCAAGAGAACATCAAAAAGCTTGGGAATATTGATAAAGTTGAACTGATCAATGAGAATGAACTGTCTGCATTGGAAAAAATAGAGGAATTCGATGTAACCATCTTAAAAGCAAAAAAGGATAATTATAATGAAATTATCGAAAAAGTCCATGAAAAGATCAATTCAAAAGGAAGAATTCTTATTTTAACAAACTTATTGGATTATGAAGTGGATATTGTAAAAAAACTGGATGAACTGAATTATATTCCACAAATAACCCAAATAAACATCTCAAAAGGACAATTGCTGTATAAGGGAATAAAATTGGAAAGTCAAAATCCTATGACAATCGTCTATGCTAAAAAAAGATAA
- a CDS encoding molybdenum cofactor guanylyltransferase, whose translation MNGQKLYSCIVLSGGMSRRMGQDKGSMIIQEKPMILHILERLNYKINDATIVLNDSKRIADYQSLLDQYCESEIEDNFDYSLEFLEDEIKGKGPISGIMTGLKNIKTDYALVLPCDSPFISEDFIEVMFGLLEENLDLDVDAIIPFHIKSNKDKFKDNEEFNFENADEMTIDMKIANSEPLHSIYKKENLNNIDELLKEDNLYVKSFIGSLNNPCFIEVDNKVLFDKDFRNFNRKEDLEGLGLE comes from the coding sequence ATGAATGGTCAAAAATTGTATTCTTGCATAGTTTTATCAGGAGGAATGAGTAGAAGAATGGGTCAGGATAAGGGATCTATGATTATTCAAGAGAAACCTATGATTTTACACATACTTGAGAGACTAAACTATAAAATAAATGATGCTACAATTGTTTTAAATGATTCAAAAAGGATAGCTGATTATCAGTCACTACTTGACCAGTATTGTGAAAGTGAAATTGAGGACAATTTTGACTATTCACTGGAATTTCTTGAAGATGAAATCAAGGGAAAGGGTCCCATATCAGGAATCATGACTGGGCTTAAGAATATTAAGACAGATTATGCACTTGTATTGCCATGCGATTCCCCTTTCATCAGTGAAGATTTCATTGAGGTCATGTTTGGCCTATTGGAAGAGAACTTGGATTTGGATGTTGATGCCATCATTCCATTCCATATCAAGTCAAATAAGGATAAGTTCAAGGATAATGAGGAATTCAACTTTGAGAATGCAGATGAAATGACCATTGATATGAAGATAGCAAACTCAGAGCCATTGCATTCCATTTATAAAAAAGAGAATCTGAATAATATTGATGAACTTTTGAAAGAAGATAATCTCTACGTTAAGTCATTTATTGGAAGTCTTAATAATCCTTGCTTTATAGAAGTGGACAATAAGGTACTGTTTGATAAGGACTTTAGAAACTTCAACAGAAAAGAGGACCTTGAGGGATTAGGTCTAGAATGA
- the guaB gene encoding IMP dehydrogenase, which translates to MQFSDKIYNAKPGYTYDDFLLVPNASWIEAKDVDTKVSLTKDIQLNIPIMSATMDTVTEANMAIALAQEGGIGVIHRNITQEAQVEEVKKVKSAIDITVRDVVTISPESSIETVSDIMENESVSGLPVMENDKIVGIISKRDVRPFLKSDSKKLVKDIMTSEVVTIKEDITSEEALDIAYENKVERLPVVSEDGDLVGILTIKDILNQDQYPNAALDKKGKYLVAAACGPFDLDRAMALDQAGADIISIDCAHAHNMNVVKFAETIKDNIDADLCMGNIATREAAEDLIAHGADGLKVGIGPGSICTTRIVAGIGVPQVTAIAEVADVASEAGVPVIADGGLRFSGDIAKAIGAGADVVMLGNLLAGTLESPGDVVTMNGRKYKTYRGMGSIGAMTGGSGGGADRYFQELEKGTHMKHSKLVAEGVEGVVPYKGTVAEVVFQLVGGLKSSMGYCGARDIQTMKEVARFVRITASGIKESHPHELMITNESPNYPTLE; encoded by the coding sequence TTGCAATTCTCAGATAAGATTTATAATGCAAAACCTGGTTATACTTATGATGATTTTCTATTGGTTCCTAACGCTTCCTGGATTGAAGCGAAAGATGTGGATACCAAAGTCAGCTTAACTAAAGACATTCAATTGAACATTCCTATTATGAGTGCTACAATGGATACAGTTACAGAAGCCAATATGGCCATTGCACTTGCTCAGGAAGGAGGAATCGGTGTCATTCATCGTAACATCACTCAAGAGGCACAAGTGGAAGAGGTTAAAAAGGTAAAAAGCGCTATTGACATCACTGTTCGTGATGTAGTGACAATAAGCCCGGAATCTTCCATTGAAACCGTTTCAGACATTATGGAAAATGAATCAGTAAGTGGTCTTCCAGTTATGGAAAACGATAAGATAGTTGGAATTATCTCAAAAAGGGATGTAAGGCCATTCCTAAAATCTGATTCAAAAAAATTAGTTAAAGACATCATGACTTCTGAAGTGGTTACCATTAAGGAGGATATCACTTCAGAGGAAGCATTGGATATTGCTTATGAAAACAAGGTTGAAAGATTGCCTGTAGTCAGTGAAGATGGTGATTTGGTTGGTATCCTTACCATTAAGGATATATTGAATCAAGATCAGTACCCGAATGCTGCACTTGACAAGAAAGGCAAATACCTGGTGGCAGCTGCTTGCGGTCCTTTCGATTTGGATAGGGCTATGGCATTAGACCAAGCGGGAGCAGACATCATTTCAATCGACTGTGCACATGCCCATAACATGAATGTTGTAAAATTTGCCGAAACCATTAAGGACAATATCGATGCTGACTTGTGCATGGGTAACATTGCAACCCGTGAAGCTGCAGAAGACTTGATTGCTCACGGTGCGGATGGTCTTAAGGTAGGTATCGGTCCTGGTTCCATCTGTACTACCCGTATTGTAGCAGGTATCGGTGTGCCTCAAGTGACAGCAATCGCTGAAGTTGCTGATGTTGCAAGTGAAGCTGGAGTTCCAGTAATTGCAGACGGGGGCTTAAGATTCTCCGGTGATATCGCCAAGGCAATTGGTGCAGGTGCAGATGTGGTAATGCTCGGTAACTTGCTTGCAGGAACATTGGAATCACCAGGTGATGTGGTAACCATGAATGGTAGGAAATACAAGACCTATCGTGGAATGGGTTCCATTGGTGCCATGACCGGAGGTTCCGGTGGTGGAGCTGACAGGTACTTCCAGGAATTGGAGAAAGGAACTCATATGAAGCATTCAAAATTGGTTGCTGAAGGTGTAGAAGGTGTAGTTCCATACAAGGGAACCGTAGCTGAAGTTGTCTTCCAATTGGTTGGTGGATTGAAATCTTCCATGGGTTACTGCGGTGCTCGTGACATTCAAACCATGAAGGAAGTCGCTCGTTTCGTTAGAATTACAGCAAGTGGAATCAAGGAATCACACCCACACGAATTGATGATCACTAACGAAAGTCCTAATTATCCGACTTTAGAATAA
- a CDS encoding (5-formylfuran-3-yl)methyl phosphate synthase — MLLLISPINHDEAIESIEGGADIVDVKNPKEGSLGANFPWVIKDIRELTPSDMLVSATLGDVPYKPGTVSLAAMGALVSGADYIKVGLYGPSNYEEGLEVMKGVVKAVKDTNPDATVVASGYADAHRVGAVSPWEIPKIAKDSGADIAMLDTAVKDGHTLFDYLDIDDCRKFTEEAHSYGLKVALAGSVKKDQLKPLYDIGCDVVGVRGAACVGGDRNTGHIDRTAVAELKELVKSFEN; from the coding sequence TTGCTTTTATTAATTAGTCCTATAAATCATGATGAAGCTATTGAATCCATTGAAGGTGGAGCAGATATAGTGGATGTAAAAAATCCTAAGGAAGGTTCCTTAGGTGCTAATTTCCCTTGGGTAATTAAAGACATTAGAGAACTTACTCCTAGCGACATGCTTGTAAGCGCAACTTTAGGGGATGTTCCATACAAGCCTGGAACCGTGTCTTTAGCTGCTATGGGCGCATTGGTTTCCGGTGCAGATTACATTAAGGTAGGATTATATGGTCCAAGCAACTATGAGGAAGGATTGGAAGTAATGAAAGGTGTAGTCAAAGCTGTAAAGGACACCAATCCTGACGCTACAGTTGTTGCTTCCGGTTATGCAGATGCTCATAGAGTCGGGGCTGTTAGTCCTTGGGAGATTCCTAAGATAGCAAAAGACTCCGGTGCAGACATTGCCATGTTGGATACTGCTGTTAAGGATGGTCATACATTATTCGATTACTTGGATATTGATGACTGCAGGAAATTCACTGAAGAGGCTCACAGCTATGGATTGAAAGTGGCTTTGGCAGGTTCCGTCAAGAAGGATCAATTGAAGCCATTATATGATATCGGCTGTGATGTAGTGGGTGTCAGAGGAGCTGCCTGTGTAGGTGGAGACAGAAACACCGGCCACATTGACAGAACCGCTGTAGCTGAATTGAAAGAGCTCGTGAAATCCTTTGAAAACTAA
- a CDS encoding sodium-dependent transporter, giving the protein MSEKLEWDSSLSFILAMIGAAVGLGNIWRFSYVVYSNGGGSFFIPYFTAIAIMGIPFLILEYGIGFSFKESFSKILKDINERFEYVAWMLVLFVFIVTIYYMVILSWDMVYFLTSFSFGWGTDTAAYFTNTVGGSSDLASAGFLLIPTTICVIIMWIVLWYISHRNVDEGIGKVSKILIPCLFVIMGFIVLYAITLPGHMIGIDTLLRPRWSMLLDINIWLAAFAQIIFSLSMGQAIALTYASYLPKASKLTDNVLIVVASNSLFEIFTAFGVFSILGYMSLHSGMAMGKLVTEGTGLVFIVFPMIFNIMGPIGRVLAPLLFLAILFAGITSALGFFEPMLSSTSEKFNLGRRKTAAILSVIGCAFSVLLTTGISSYLVGIIDSFVNQFGILLLIGVQCVIFAWFYKIDDLIPVLNENGHLKVGKVWKFIIKYLLPIVLFAMWIYGMYDLFMSAATFELIVDLIIIVGVLVFSFILTRLSPREDEN; this is encoded by the coding sequence ATGAGTGAAAAATTAGAGTGGGACAGTTCCCTTTCATTTATATTAGCTATGATTGGAGCTGCTGTTGGGCTTGGAAACATTTGGAGATTCAGTTATGTAGTGTATTCCAACGGTGGAGGATCATTCTTCATTCCTTATTTCACTGCCATAGCAATCATGGGAATTCCTTTTCTAATACTTGAATATGGTATTGGATTCAGTTTCAAGGAGTCCTTCTCGAAGATTCTAAAGGACATAAACGAGAGATTCGAGTATGTGGCTTGGATGCTTGTTCTATTTGTTTTCATTGTAACAATCTATTATATGGTTATCCTTAGTTGGGATATGGTATATTTCCTTACCAGCTTTAGCTTTGGATGGGGAACCGATACTGCTGCCTACTTCACAAATACCGTTGGCGGAAGCTCTGACTTGGCAAGTGCGGGATTTTTGCTCATCCCTACAACCATTTGTGTAATCATTATGTGGATTGTCTTATGGTACATTTCCCATAGGAATGTCGATGAAGGTATTGGAAAGGTTTCCAAAATCCTGATTCCCTGCTTGTTTGTAATCATGGGATTCATAGTCCTTTATGCAATCACCTTGCCTGGACATATGATTGGTATAGACACACTGCTAAGGCCGAGATGGTCAATGCTTCTGGACATCAACATCTGGCTTGCTGCATTTGCTCAGATCATATTCTCCTTGAGTATGGGTCAGGCGATTGCTCTCACATATGCAAGCTATCTGCCTAAGGCTTCCAAACTGACTGACAATGTGCTTATCGTAGTCGCTTCCAACTCATTGTTTGAGATATTCACTGCTTTTGGAGTGTTTTCAATACTCGGGTACATGTCACTTCATTCTGGTATGGCAATGGGAAAATTGGTCACTGAAGGAACAGGGCTTGTTTTCATTGTTTTCCCAATGATATTTAATATCATGGGTCCAATCGGCAGAGTTCTGGCTCCATTGCTCTTCCTGGCAATTCTATTTGCAGGAATCACTTCAGCATTGGGATTCTTTGAGCCTATGCTTTCTTCCACAAGTGAAAAGTTCAATTTAGGAAGAAGGAAAACTGCAGCCATTCTATCCGTTATAGGATGTGCCTTTTCAGTCTTGCTGACTACTGGAATAAGCAGTTATCTGGTCGGAATCATTGATTCATTTGTTAACCAATTCGGTATATTGCTTTTGATTGGTGTTCAATGTGTGATATTTGCATGGTTCTATAAGATTGATGACCTCATTCCTGTCTTGAATGAGAACGGTCATTTGAAAGTCGGAAAAGTATGGAAATTCATAATCAAATATTTGCTTCCGATTGTATTGTTTGCAATGTGGATTTACGGTATGTATGACCTTTTCATGAGTGCAGCTACCTTTGAGCTGATTGTTGACTTGATCATCATTGTAGGTGTTTTGGTCTTCAGTTTCATTTTAACAAGATTAAGCCCAAGAGAGGATGAGAATTAA
- a CDS encoding homoserine O-acetyltransferase — MKQKSVGRVLTKQFAIEDDLKLSSGKTLSNVELAYETYGELNSAKSNAILVCHALTGDAHAAGVFTGNQNEKPGWWDMVIGPGKALDTDKYFVICSNVLGGCKGSTGPASINPKTGKEYALDFPIITIEDMVHAQKKLIEFLGIEKLYAVIGGSMGGMQALQWTVSYPKMMKKASIIATTARSSPQQIAFNEVGRQSIILDNNWNKGNYYDQEKSPRSGLAVARMIGHITYLSDESMYQKFGRDLQDKKELSYDFTVDFEVESYLHHQGETFVRRFDANSYLYITKAVDYFDLAIEGNLAEGLKGVESKIQIIAVDSDWLYPVDQSKDLLAALQSNDVDVIYNEVKSSYGHDAFLLENGQMNFLLSNFLSEHNVGDVMKTDVPTINIGSSVKEAAVIMFDREITHLPVVNEDNSLAGIVTAWDLSKSIVEDCTELREVMTKDVRTCKPTDEIEDIARLMKKYNISCLPVVEGSNLKGLITTDRISHLISNY; from the coding sequence ATGAAACAAAAATCTGTTGGTAGGGTTTTAACCAAACAATTCGCTATTGAGGATGATTTGAAGTTAAGCTCCGGCAAGACTCTCTCTAATGTGGAACTTGCCTATGAGACTTATGGGGAGTTGAACTCCGCAAAATCCAATGCCATTTTGGTTTGCCATGCACTTACAGGGGATGCACATGCTGCAGGTGTGTTCACAGGCAACCAAAACGAAAAGCCTGGATGGTGGGACATGGTCATCGGTCCTGGAAAGGCGTTGGATACAGACAAATACTTTGTCATCTGTTCAAATGTATTAGGGGGATGTAAGGGTTCAACCGGACCGGCATCAATCAATCCAAAAACCGGAAAGGAATATGCTCTTGATTTTCCAATAATCACCATTGAGGATATGGTTCATGCGCAAAAGAAGCTTATAGAATTTTTGGGCATAGAGAAACTATATGCTGTCATTGGAGGTTCCATGGGGGGAATGCAGGCATTGCAATGGACTGTTTCCTATCCGAAGATGATGAAAAAGGCAAGCATAATCGCTACAACTGCAAGGTCTTCACCTCAGCAAATTGCATTCAATGAGGTAGGTAGACAATCCATCATTCTGGACAATAACTGGAATAAGGGAAATTACTATGACCAGGAAAAGTCTCCTAGATCTGGACTTGCCGTTGCCCGTATGATTGGCCACATCACCTATCTTAGTGATGAATCAATGTATCAGAAATTCGGAAGGGACTTGCAGGACAAGAAAGAGCTAAGCTATGACTTTACCGTCGATTTTGAGGTGGAAAGCTATTTGCACCACCAAGGGGAGACTTTTGTAAGGCGCTTTGATGCAAATTCCTATTTATACATTACAAAAGCTGTCGATTACTTTGACTTGGCTATTGAAGGCAATCTCGCTGAAGGTCTGAAAGGAGTCGAATCCAAGATACAAATCATTGCAGTTGATTCCGATTGGCTATATCCGGTGGACCAATCCAAGGATCTGCTTGCGGCACTTCAATCCAATGATGTTGATGTAATCTATAATGAAGTCAAATCAAGTTACGGTCATGATGCATTCCTGCTTGAAAACGGTCAGATGAACTTCCTTCTATCCAATTTCCTCTCCGAGCATAATGTTGGAGATGTCATGAAAACAGATGTTCCTACAATCAATATCGGCTCAAGTGTGAAGGAAGCTGCAGTAATCATGTTTGACAGGGAAATCACTCATTTGCCTGTTGTAAATGAGGATAATTCCTTGGCAGGAATCGTTACTGCATGGGACCTGTCCAAATCAATTGTAGAAGACTGCACAGAACTAAGGGAAGTAATGACCAAGGATGTGAGGACCTGCAAACCTACAGATGAGATCGAGGATATTGCAAGACTGATGAAGAAGTACAATATCTCCTGTTTGCCTGTTGTTGAAGGATCCAACTTAAAAGGTCTCATTACAACTGATAGAATAAGTCACTTGATTTCTAACTACTAG
- the rnc gene encoding ribonuclease III has protein sequence MKLLEKFNIVPNNENLYEIAFTHSSYSAKYDLDYDYERLEFLGDSVLNMLTSEFLQNMHPTFSEGKLTKLRANYVCQNALIVYSHENDLDKCIRLNLEDNALTDNEVISITADVFESFLGAIYLDQGIEKAKEFLQQTVFPYIEAKTVFFYDYKSTIKEYGDAEDVEVSYELLEEHGAPHDKTFVMRILIDGVDYGHGVGKSKKEAEQLAASKAIEKLKLGK, from the coding sequence ATGAAATTATTGGAAAAGTTTAATATTGTCCCGAATAACGAAAATCTGTATGAAATAGCCTTTACTCATTCTTCATACAGTGCAAAGTATGATTTGGATTATGATTATGAAAGGCTTGAATTTCTTGGAGATTCCGTTTTGAATATGCTGACCTCTGAATTCCTGCAGAACATGCATCCTACTTTCAGTGAAGGGAAGTTGACTAAGCTTCGGGCTAATTACGTCTGTCAAAATGCTTTGATCGTTTATTCACATGAAAATGACTTGGATAAATGCATTAGATTGAACTTGGAAGACAATGCCCTTACCGACAATGAGGTCATTTCAATAACTGCAGATGTTTTCGAGTCATTCTTAGGAGCAATTTATCTGGATCAGGGAATAGAAAAGGCAAAGGAATTCCTTCAGCAGACTGTTTTCCCATATATTGAAGCCAAGACAGTGTTCTTTTATGATTACAAGTCCACAATCAAGGAATATGGTGATGCTGAAGATGTTGAAGTTAGTTATGAATTGCTTGAGGAACATGGTGCTCCACATGACAAGACCTTTGTAATGAGGATTCTGATTGATGGTGTGGATTACGGCCATGGTGTAGGCAAAAGCAAAAAAGAGGCAGAGCAATTGGCTGCCAGCAAAGCTATTGAGAAGCTTAAATTGGGAAAATAA
- a CDS encoding flavodoxin: MSKSLVLFFSRAGNNYTNEGIKDLEIGNTEVIANYIKEFADADLFKMDPLNDYPEDYMKCTEVAKAELKDDARPELKEYIEDISEYDTIYIGFPNWWNTMPMPVWTQLERLDFSGKTVKPFVTHEGSGFGKSLKDLKKLCPGAKIEDGLSIQGSFVDDSRKKVKHWVKG, translated from the coding sequence ATGTCAAAAAGTTTGGTTTTGTTTTTTTCAAGAGCAGGGAACAATTACACTAATGAAGGAATAAAAGATCTGGAAATAGGAAATACAGAAGTGATTGCCAATTACATAAAAGAGTTTGCAGATGCGGATCTGTTTAAAATGGACCCGTTAAACGACTATCCTGAAGACTATATGAAATGCACTGAAGTGGCTAAAGCTGAATTGAAGGATGATGCAAGGCCTGAACTTAAGGAATACATTGAGGATATCAGCGAATATGATACCATTTACATAGGTTTTCCTAATTGGTGGAACACCATGCCAATGCCTGTATGGACCCAGCTTGAAAGATTGGATTTCAGTGGAAAGACAGTCAAGCCATTTGTAACCCACGAAGGAAGCGGTTTTGGCAAAAGCCTAAAGGATCTGAAGAAATTATGTCCTGGAGCTAAAATAGAAGATGGTCTCTCAATTCAAGGCAGCTTTGTTGATGATTCAAGAAAAAAAGTAAAGCATTGGGTTAAAGGATAA
- a CDS encoding 50S ribosomal protein L37e, whose protein sequence is MKGTPSMGKKNKKTHIRCRRCGKNSYHVRKKVCASCGFGKSSKIRRYSWQNKKPTTRQRLV, encoded by the coding sequence GTGAAAGGAACTCCATCAATGGGTAAAAAGAATAAAAAGACCCATATCAGATGTAGAAGATGTGGTAAGAACTCATACCACGTACGTAAAAAAGTTTGTGCTTCTTGCGGATTTGGTAAATCCAGCAAAATAAGAAGATACAGTTGGCAAAACAAAAAACCTACCACTCGTCAAAGATTAGTATAG
- a CDS encoding LSm family protein, translated as MSGQQNVQRPLDALGKAVNSPVLIKLKGEREFRGILKSFDLHMNLVLNDAEELEKGEIMRRLGTVLIRGDNIVYISP; from the coding sequence ATGAGCGGACAACAAAATGTTCAAAGACCACTTGACGCATTAGGAAAAGCAGTAAACTCTCCAGTTTTGATTAAACTCAAAGGAGAAAGAGAATTCAGAGGCATCTTAAAAAGTTTCGACTTACATATGAACTTGGTTCTTAATGATGCTGAAGAATTGGAAAAAGGAGAAATAATGAGAAGATTAGGTACTGTTCTCATTAGAGGAGACAATATTGTATACATTTCTCCATAG